Sequence from the Peromyscus eremicus chromosome 4, PerEre_H2_v1, whole genome shotgun sequence genome:
ctataaCATTTAGTACATTTTTCCATTCATCTACACTTAATTTCTCCATCAAGTCACCTACACTGAATTTGAGCAGAGGTAGAGCTATTTTTATTGAGAAAAACTtcatttgtcattttcctattatattttcagatttttgtattttgttatatttttattattgaaaacaatttttaaatttaaatacatattgATCAAATTCTTCTGCTCCCCCAAGTTCTTCCAgacccctcttcttcctccctaccCACTGAAATTTAActtctcaacaaacaaaaccaatacaacaataaaaccaaacccccataaaaacaacaacaaaaatttcatcaaagtataaagaaataaaagttcacTATAAAACTGTGGCATCCATTATATGTTTGTCAAATATTctcataatgaaaaataagatttttttttattgtgtgtatgcatggatatgtagatatgtgcacatgagtgcaggtgtctgcagaggacagagaatgGCATTTGTTCCTGAGAATCTGGATTCGAGCCAGTTGTAAACaacctgacatgggtgcttgaAACAGAGCTCAAATTCTAGGCAAGGACATTATGCattttaatcactgaaccatcttcccagcccctataattacatttagaatttttttgtacatattttcttctattcAGTATCATCATGTATGTTTATGTTCACATATGAGCCAGTGTGTATgtataaaggtcagaggacatctttcagGAATAAGTTCTCTCCTTCAGCCTTTGGTGAGTCCTGGTTATTAAACTTGTGTTGTCAAGTGTGGCAAGTgagtttaaccactgagccatcttacctgtCCTCTATTCCTATTGTTATAAGGTCTAGGAATGAAAACATATTACATCACTACTATTCCTTATTCTCAAATCAGCTCATGTTTTCATAGACACCCTAAGTTTCTCTAATTTATTTTAAGTTTCTTGTTCTAGccagcatttttattttgaatgacaTTTGTAAAGAATATTAAATTCAGTGGAAAAGTTTTCTTAGTAATTGTTTCATCAAATTCTAGTTTattgtttataaaaattatagactataagaaaatatataaaacattttgaagTACTCATGAATTTACGTAATAGTAAAATACAAATTGACTTTCAAAATAATTGCTATGACCAATTTTAAACATCGTCACTCGTTATTCTTTGTGGTCTGTTACTTGATGTGATATCAAAAGTGACCTTATTTATATTAGTAATGTGTTATTGGGTCATGTTTATTTCTGAATGTCTCCTCAAGTGTTGATGTTAgtaatttttatctttctctgaaaTATAATTTGATGTAGTCACTGAAAttgatttatagaaataaaatatgttaaaatttcaataatttaaatattttatgatttaatgGCTATCAATGATGAAtagtgtaattttattttttcatgttgaaCTTTCTATTACTAaattacagtattttaaaaatataaacctaTGAATACTTGGCATTTAACTGTAtaataaattcaattttattATCAACTGTTTCATCTCTTCATTAATAGATCTCAATATGACTATTTATACACTTTTATTATCCCAAAGAATACTTATTTAGCAATTGATTGGTGGCACAGATATATTTGGTACATTTTGCAAATAAAATGGCATGAAATTTAAGGAGGAAATACTTTTGTAAACCTTGATGGATTAGGATGAATATGTATGAGGAATTTACACAATACATGAAAATGTATTTCTGTAATATATTGCTGTACTTTTGTTAGaaatgtagcacatttttatttgtgagaTTATGCCTGCTCTCACAAATAATATAACACACCataatatgtataataaatatgATTATGATATATTATATTTGGTACCATCAATAAATGTATTGAATGCAATAGTGTCCTCACCGTTGCATGAGCTAAATATAAGGATATCTTTTCAACAGAGTACAACAACAGTACTTCATACATTCAGATATTATATGCAAGAATAAAGACAGAACaacatttaaactatttttattattttgatttagaGAATTAAATTATGTAGAAAGAAGAggcaataaaagataaaaattgaacaagtaaaaaaaataaataaaaggaagatttatagAAGCCTTTGTAGCAGAACTTAAGCATCTATCTGAAGTGGTACATTCACGTAAAGTCACATATACACGAATTAGAAAAAATAGACACTACAAACAAGTTACAGGATATTTGAGTGACAGAGTATACCAAATTAACCAGACCTAGGGGCATCATAGATAAAGTAATGttgatgatgagaaaaaaaaaaaaaaagatgcccgTCATGGGATTGGGCAATTAAGCAAGTCTGTGGTGATTTATTAGCAAAGCAGGGGAACTTGCTTTCTTACTCTGTGATCAAGTTAGATTTTCATACAATTCATAGAAATTAGTGGATCCTAAAAGGTAAAGATGTTTACACGAAAAATGCAACAAATGTATCAAGAATACAACCTCCATTTAAGCCCTGCTATAAAGCTCCGGTTCTTTCTAAATAGCACAAAGCTATATCATTATCTTGTGATCTTTATACTGTAAGAATATTTTGAGTGATCATGTATCTAATATTGTTAGAAATATAATCTAACCCTCTTCAGTAAAATGGAATGAAGTCTATTGTTTTTTTCAGGAATTCACATAGAGAATTTAGATGTTTGACTACCAGGGAGAATGTTATCATTTAATTCTATGTTGATCCTTGCTAAGTATTTTCATGGAAAACAAAAATTGAAGGACTGCAGTCCTACCTGTATTTCAAAGGAAAACACTGtgtatttttttccctgtcctaagaaGGGCATCTTTTACATCTTTGTTCCTCAAGCTGTAGATCAAGGGATTCAACATGGGGATGATCAGGGTGTAAAAGATCGAAGCCACTTTGTCAGTGTCAAAGGAGTGACTGGATTGGGGCTGCACATACATGAATATCAAAGTCCCATAGAAGACAGTGACCACTGTCAAGTGAGACCCACAGGTGGAGAAAGCCTTGCGTCTGCCCTCAGCAGAGTTCATCCTGAGAATGGCTATGAGGATGAGCAGGTAGGACACAAGAACAACTAGGAGAGAGGAAATCAAATTAAAAGCTGCCAAGAACAACATTATCACTTCAATTTCTTGTGTATTTGAGCAGACCAAAGATAACAAAGGGAGACTGTCACAGTAGAAATGACTGATGATGTTGTAGCCACAGAAAGACAAAGTGAAAATCTTAATTGTGATTAGAAGAGCCACAGTTGTGCAGTAAAGATAAGGGATTACCACCAGCACCCAACATACTCTTTTTGACATGATGACCATATAAAGCAGAGGCttacagatggccacatagcggtcataggacaTTGCAGACAGAATAAAGAGTTCACAAGCaatgaacagaagaaaaaaggCTAACTGTGTAGCACAAAGGTTAAAGGATATTCTGTTTTGACCAACAATAAAATTTGTTAACATTTTGGGTCCCACAGCTGTTGAATAACCAAGATCTGTAGTAGCAAGGTGTCTGAGAAAGAAGTACATGGGTGTTTGCAGCCTAGAATCCACCATGGTGAGGACAAGCATGCCCAAGTTGCCCAGCAGTGAAATCAGATAGATGATGAGAAACAGTCCAAACAATGGGGCCTGTAGCTCAGGGTGGTCAGTTACTCCCATCAGGATAAATTCAGTCACTACTGTGAGGTTGTGGGTCTCCATCCTAGCTTATAAGAAAGCCTGTTCTGATTAGAGAAATCAGCATCATAAATAGAGTTCAATTATTGTTAATTGGaggaatatttataaaatattataggTAAAATAAACCTGattttttcaattttcaaaatttaaaaatctttaatatgcatatataacaTACCTCCACctgctttcaaaaacaaaaacagatgcaGATTGCAAGAATGAGTCTAAACTAGATTTGTGCTACAAAATAACAattcccagtaatcagattggtcaATACCCTGTCATcgtagagcttttctccagtaactgatggaaacagatgcagagatccacagtcaaacaccagaccaagcttcaggagtccagttgaagagagagaagaagaattctatgagcaaggggcgtcaagatcatgatggggaaatctacagagacaaccaaaccaaactagtgggaactcatgaaatttgacCAAcccctgtggagcctccataggactggattaggccctctgcataagcgagatagttgtgtagcttgatctgcttaagtggcaccctggcagtaggatcaggatctatccctggtgcctgagctggctttttggagcccactacctatggtgggacaccttgcacagccttgatgtgaATACTCTattgaatgtgccaggctctgctgaccctCCATGGggttaccttcttgtaggagggaatggggactAGGTTGTGGAGAGAaagctggagaggtgggaggagagaacagggggatctgtgataggtatgtaaaatgaaaaaaaatcataataaaaaacaacaacaaatcccaaAATAACATAATTCAATGTTTACaaatatttgggttttttgttttttggctggCAGATAAATCTCTCCTCATATCTAGTGGCTACAACCCACCTAAGCTGTGAAATATCCTATTTCATTGAATATTTAGCCTCTAATAATATTTAGTGTGATATTTTACTAGTTTCAAGATTTGCAAACCTAGATAGATGGAAGATAAGGAGACAGTAAGGAAAAAGATAGCTGAAAATAGAGATTGGAGATATAAATTATTGACATATGTACTAAAATAATGTTTGAATATGTTAAAAACTTTGGATGTCACTTAAGTAAAGTTTATTGCACTTTTTTACACTCTTTGTtcttcatttctataaatataaatgatatataaaCAGTATATTTAGTAATATCTCATTATGCATATACTAATCATCCTTCAAGAGCagctaaaatatatacaaaaaatcTACCACCTCTCCTTTTAAACTGAATTATGAAATACTTATACTTACGGATATAGTAGCTAAAAGTGTTAGCTTGTAAAAGATATTGAGTAGATGTGTAAGTTAactataaaaaaatcaaactcaaatTGGGTTTTTATGAAGGAACTAAAGAGAATATATTCAGATACATATTTCTGATGTATTTGAACATAGTATATACACAAAGGTAAATTTTGGCAAGTACTTCATTGAAAATACTTTTTAGCATGTTCCAACCTGACATACCTATTCATGGTTTGAAGAAATGAATGATGATTTTTATACAATGTTGTATCTATTCTTCCCCAAGAAACTTTCAAAAGTCACATGTACATACTGGTTTGTATTTTTAGCCAGGGCATAAACCCACCACAAAGAGACTGTGTTCACAAGTGTTTTTGTACATCTTGCTGGTCAATACTGAACTCTTTACTGATCTGAAATGATAAATAGCTAGGTAATTAGGTCAAGTATCTTGTTTTTCACTGGACCTATTTCAGGCTTTATCTTCACAATGCCAAGAGTATATGGGATTGTGTGCTGTGTTTCAATTGCTTCTTGAATATTTGtataatcattaaataaataatatgtgtatatgatataAATGTGTGGTCTTATGAATTTTTCTTTAAGGACATATTTCAATATAATCTTGATAactttatttgtatattatagtCAAGCACTTATAAACATATAAAGATGTCTGAGCAAATTAGGAAGAATGATTTTTAGTAttgatttaaaaatgaagactCAAAATTCTCCATGTATAAAGGAACAAGAAGTGTGtggtttataataataaaatttaatacttTATATTCCACATATTTTATATGGTAAACAACAATATaaagataaaatcaaataaaagaataaattgcaTGGATAATTTGATATGATTTGAAATCTTCCTGTGTATTATGTACACAATTTTTTGGCAAATATAATCCAGAACACATTGGAGGTAACTTCTATATGAAC
This genomic interval carries:
- the LOC131908234 gene encoding olfactory receptor 8K3-like → METHNLTVVTEFILMGVTDHPELQAPLFGLFLIIYLISLLGNLGMLVLTMVDSRLQTPMYFFLRHLATTDLGYSTAVGPKMLTNFIVGQNRISFNLCATQLAFFLLFIACELFILSAMSYDRYVAICKPLLYMVIMSKRVCWVLVVIPYLYCTTVALLITIKIFTLSFCGYNIISHFYCDSLPLLSLVCSNTQEIEVIMLFLAAFNLISSLLVVLVSYLLILIAILRMNSAEGRRKAFSTCGSHLTVVTVFYGTLIFMYVQPQSSHSFDTDKVASIFYTLIIPMLNPLIYSLRNKDVKDALLRTGKKIHSVFL